From Parasteatoda tepidariorum isolate YZ-2023 chromosome 1, CAS_Ptep_4.0, whole genome shotgun sequence, one genomic window encodes:
- the LOC107446089 gene encoding large ribosomal subunit protein eL42 isoform X1, translating into MVNVPKTRRTFCKGKCKKHTLHKVTQYKKGKDSIWAQGKRRYDRKQQGYGGQTKPIFRKKAKTTKKIVLRMECSECKYRKQLPIKRCKHFEIGGDKKRKGQMIQF; encoded by the exons ATG GTGAATGTACCTAAAACCAGACGTACCTTTTGCAAAGGTAAATGTAAGAAACATACTTTACATAAGGTCACACAATACAAAAAAGGAAAGGACTCAATCTGGGCACaag GTAAAAGAAGGTATGACAGAAAACAGCAAGGATATGGTGGACAAACCAAGCCTATTTTCAGAAAGAAG gctAAAACTACAAAGAAGATTGTTTTGAGAATGGAATGTTCTGAATGCAAATACAGGAAACAGTTACCTATCAAGAGGTGCAAACATTTTGAGATTGGTGGTGATAAGAAGAGAAAG GGACAAATGATCCAGTTTTAA
- the LOC107446087 gene encoding ero1-like protein has protein sequence MHLKISAREIIPILIVIICLCECNSNDKKSGCFCKLEGRIDDCSCNIDTVDYFNNVKIYPLLQSILVTDFFRYIKVNLNRGCPFWPDDSKCSIQDCSVKTCSEEQLPPGLKGQYYAKDIETKVLLKSADEQEQKPCDENHDGLGAVNVTISDENYQDFKKWQKHDDSIDTFCEMDDDISDLQYVDLLLNPERYTGYKGASAHRIWNSIYRENCFKFSGDFGPYTTSKNLDSMCLEKRAFYRAVSGLHSSISIHLCSQYFTKAKDCFSKGAWGRNLKEFQRRFDPKNTDEEGPQWLKNLYFVYLLELRAIAKAAFYFEKELFYTGSDSNDEEVRVAIKNLLEVARSFPDHFDEKVMFSGNSKEARNLKEEFRLHFLNISKIMDCVGCDKCRLWGKIQVQGLGTAFKILFSKDQSDIKRKHFRLSRTEIVSLFNAFGRLSNSIYELEQFRQRLTSKHKIEL, from the exons atgcatttgaaaatttcagcAAGGGAAATAATTcctattttaattgttattatttgtttatgtgaGTGCAACtctaatgataaaaaatctGGATGTTTTTGTAAG cttGAAGGCAGAATTGATGATTGTTCATGTAACATTGATACAGTGGattatttcaataatgtaaaaatttatcccTTATTGCAAAGTATCTTAGTTACAGACTTTTTTCGTTATATAAAG GTAAACTTAAATCGAGGTTGCCCCTTTTGGCCTGATGACAGCAAATGTTCTATTCAGGATTGTTCTGTGAAAACTTGTTCTGAG gaGCAATTACCTCCGGGATTAAAAGGGCAATATTATGCTAAAGATATTGAAACAAAAGTG cttttaaaaagtgcagaTGAGCAAGAACAAAAGCCCTGTGATGAAAACCATGATGGCCTTGGAGCAGTGAATGTTACAATTAG tgatgAAAATTACCAAGACTtcaaaaaatggcaaaaacatGATGATTCAATTGACACATTCTGTGAGATGGAtg acGATATATCAGATCTTCAGTATGTAGATCTGTTACTAAATCCTGAGCGTTATACTGGCTATAAAGGTGCTTCAGCTCATCGTATATGGAACAGTATATACAGAGAAAATTGCTTTAA ATTTAGTGGAGATTTTGGACCTTATACTACTTCAAAAAACCTTGatt ctatGTGTTTGGAAAAGAGAGCTTTTTACCGTGCTGTATCTGGCCTTCATTCCAGCATCAGCATTCATTTGTGCtcacaatattttacaaaag ctaaagATTGTTTTAGCAAAGGTGCTTGGGGGAGAAACTTAAAAGAATTCCAAAGAAGGTTTGATCCCAAAAATACTGACGAAGAAGGTCCTCAgtggttgaaaaatttatattttgtataccTGTTGGAACTTCGAGCCATTGCAAAAgctgcattttattttgaaaaggaacTATTTTACACTGGAAGTGACTCAAATGATGAAGAAGTTAGAGTTgctattaaaaatcttttagagGTTGCtag ATCGTTCCCAGatcattttgatgaaaaagttatgttttctGGAAATAGTAAGGAAGCAAGAAATTTAAAg gaAGAATTCAGACTTCACTTTCTaaacatatcaaaaataatGGATTGTGTAGGCTGTGATAAATGTCGTTTATGGGGGAAAATACag GTTCAAGGCTTAGGTACAgcgttcaaaattttattttcaaaagatcaATCTGATATAAAGAGAAAGCATTTCCGGTTATCTAGAACTGAAATTGTCTCTTTATTCAATGCATTTGGCAG atTATCCAACAGCATTTATGAACTTGAACAATTTCGTCAAAGGCTTACTAGTAAGCACAAAATAGAGCTATAG
- the LOC107446089 gene encoding large ribosomal subunit protein eL42 isoform X2, producing MVNVPKTRRTFCKGKCKKHTLHKVTQYKKGKDSIWAQGKRRYDRKQQGYGGQTKPIFRKKAKTTKKIVLRMECSECKYRKQLPIKRCKHFEIGGDKKRKGQMIQF from the exons ATG GTGAATGTACCTAAAACCAGACGTACCTTTTGCAAAGGTAAATGTAAGAAACATACTTTACATAAGGTCACACAATACAAAAAAGGAAAGGACTCAATCTGGGCACaag GTAAAAGAAGGTATGACAGAAAACAACAAGGATATGGTGGACAAACCAAGCCTATTTTCAGAAAGAAG gcTAAAACCactaagaaaattgttttgagaATGGAATGTTCTGAATGCAAATACAGGAAACAGTTACCTATCAAGAGATGCAAACATTTTGAGATTGGTGGTGATAAGAAGAGAAAG GGACAAATGATCCAGTTTTAA